The Cyprinus carpio isolate SPL01 chromosome B17, ASM1834038v1, whole genome shotgun sequence genome has a window encoding:
- the nipal3 gene encoding NIPA-like protein 3 — protein MSSDVRMNSVRMAREEDGVAEDSYTENLIGTLLAIFGNLLVSISVSIQKQSHVTLAGNKDPRQYYYTKTWWSGLMLMVLGEGALFVSYAFAPLSLIAPLNAVSVISSSILGFVFLREKWKAQEFLKRYILTFLGCALTAGGTYLFVTFGPNSHEKLNAENIVKHVIGWPFLLYLLLGIITFCLVLYFYKQRNANYLVLILLLVALLGSVTVITVKAVSGMIVLSILGPLQLSYPIFYVMFVCMVATIVFQASFLAQASHLYDSSLIACVNYIFCTTFAIVSGAIFYQEFNHEDVLHICMFLLGCAICFLGVFLITKNKRKAKAFEPYVTMDMAKGIPTIHNKGWAVQPDYNGSFSYGALENNDSVTPVTLPVDQELSISPSPVSPYQPSELKKD, from the exons ATGTCATCTGATGTAAGGATGAACAGCGTGAGGATGGCACGAGAGGAGGACGGTGTGGCGGAAGACTCTTATACC GAAAACCTCATTGGAACATTGTTAGCTATCTTTGGAAACCTGTTGGTCAGCATCTCAGTCAGCATTCAG AAACAAAGTCATGTGACGTTGGCAGGAAATAAAGACCCGAGGCAATATTACTACACTAAGACCTGGTGGTCTGGCCTGATGCTGATGGTTCTGGGGGAGGGCGCCTTGTTTGTGTCTTATGCATTTGCACCGCTCTCTCTTATAGCACCACTTAATGCTGTGTCTGTTATAT CAAGCTCCATCTTGGGTTTCGTGTTTTTGCGGGAAAAGTGGAAGGCTCAGGAATTCTTGA AGCGCTACATCTTAACTTTCCTGGGCTGTGCCTTGACGGCAGGCGGTACTTACCTCTTTGTGACGTTTGGACCAAACTCTCACGAGAAGCTGAATGCGGAGAACATAGTAAAACATGTTATCGGCTGGCCCTTCCTCTTATACTTG cttcTGGGGATCATTACTTTCTGTCTGGTGCTGTATTTCTATAAACAGCGAAATGCTAACTACCTCGTCCTGATTCTGCTGCTGGTGGCACTACTTG GTTCAGTGACTGTAATCACAGTGAAGGCGGTTTCAGGAATGATTGTTCTCAGCATCTTGGGTCCTCTACAGCTGTCCTATCCCATTTTCTATGTCATGTTCGTCTGCATGGTGGCAACTATCGTCTTTCAAGCATC ATTTTTAGCACAGGCGTCTCACCTGTATGATTCCTCTCTCATCGCCTGTGTGAATTACATTTTCTGCACAACATTTGCAATTGTGTCAG GAGCCATATTTTATCAGGAGTTTAACCACGAAGATGTTCTGCACATATGCATGTTTCTTTTGGG GTGTGCTATATGCTTTCTTGGAGTGTTCCTGATCACTAAAAACAAGAGGAAGGCCAAAGCTTTTGAGCCATATGTCACTATGGACATGGCAAAAG GCATTCCAACCATTCACAACAAAGGCTGGGCTGTGCAGCCCGATTATAACGGCTCTTTTTCATATGGAGCACTGGAGAACAACGATAGTGTGACACCTGTGACGCTTCCAGTGGACCAAGAGCTATCTATCTCTCCCAGTCCTGTTAGCCCGTACCAACCATCAGAACTGAAAAAAGACTGA